In Zingiber officinale cultivar Zhangliang chromosome 1A, Zo_v1.1, whole genome shotgun sequence, a genomic segment contains:
- the LOC122024272 gene encoding probable inactive poly [ADP-ribose] polymerase SRO2 isoform X2, translating to MRRFPHGHFRPGSGPLPIYINSTRFIQPPPPLVNCVRLLHLLLRPNHRQTIGGAIRKSFWLLIHSHTDRSKKASGMAGWIGKKGEESPAFEGNGMVRIGADSEEFILLRHRFYTSIGSLVPHCALLHLHRYSYAAPATRARWEAFLRCVKSTALENGGDANEKFAFREASRDWIIQIGNRGLDLSSEMSDDGGYFGVGLYLTPEPVSINSVMSSVVDGDGLRHVLLCRVALGRSEEVVCGTGQSHPSSKDFHSGIDNLKKPTRYVVWYHDVPIRILPLYVLSFKVDFRNRGLLQKVPVKGPSSPWISITHLLLLLSKFLPRPTICQIKKFHCEFKERKISRQQLVLRIREVTGDKILRDAIKSFQDKRAAAARLASRTKD from the exons ATGAGGCGGTTCCCCCACGGCCACTTCCGGCCCGGGTCTGGTCCACTCCCGATCTATATTAACTCAACCCGATTCATTCAACCTCCACCGCCACTTGTGAATTGTGTTCGCCTTCTGCATCTACTGCTGCGTCCGAACCACCGACAAACAATCGGAGGAGCGATCCGAAAGTCATTTTGGCTCTTGATCCATTCGCATACG GATCGAAGCAAGAAAGCATCCGGAATGGCGGGATGGATCGGCAAGAAAGGCGAGGAATCGCCGGCGTTCGAGGGCAATGGGATGGTTAGAATCGGCGCTGATAGCGAGGAGTTCATCCTCCTGCGGCACCGGTTCTACACCAGCATCGGCTCGCTCGTCCCGCATTGCGCCTTGCTCCACCTTCACCGTTACTCCTACGCGGCTCCGGCCACGAGAGCGCGGTGGGAGGCCTTCCTCCGTTGCGTGAAGTCAACGGCGCTGGAGAATGGCGGCGACGCCAACGAGAAGTTCGCCTTTCGCGAAGCTTCCAGGGATTGGATCATTCAGATCGGGAATCGAGGGCTTGATCTGTCGTCCGAGATGTCTGACGACGGCGGTTATTTCGGGGTCGGCCTCTATCTCACTCCCGAGCCTGTATCGATCAACAG CGTGATGTCTTCGGTAGTTGATGGAGACGGATTAAGGCATGTTTTGTTGTGCCGTGTGGCATTAGGCAGATCGGAGGAGGTAGTTTGTGGTACAGGGCAATCTCATCCGAGCTCCAAAGATTTTCATTCCGGCATTGATAACCTCAAAAAACCGACTAGATATGTGGTGTGGTACCATGATGTGCCCATTCGTATTCTTCCGTTGTATGTCCTGAGCTTCAAAGTGGACTTCCGCAACAGAG GATTATTGCAGAAAGTGCCCGTCAAGGGTCCTTCGTCACCATGGATATCCATTACACACCTTCTCCTTTTGCTATCGAAATTTTTACCCCGTCCCACCATATGCCAGATCAAGAAATTTCATTGCGAGTTCAAA GAAAGGAAAATTTCTAGGCAGCAATTAGTCCTTCGTATAAGAGAAGTAACAGGGGACAAGATTCTACGTGATGCAATCAAATCTTTCCAAGATAAG CGAGCAGCAGCTGCTCGTCTTGCTTCGAGGACGAAGGATTAA
- the LOC122024272 gene encoding probable inactive poly [ADP-ribose] polymerase SRO2 isoform X1 gives MRRFPHGHFRPGSGPLPIYINSTRFIQPPPPLVNCVRLLHLLLRPNHRQTIGGAIRKSFWLLIHSHTVPDRSKKASGMAGWIGKKGEESPAFEGNGMVRIGADSEEFILLRHRFYTSIGSLVPHCALLHLHRYSYAAPATRARWEAFLRCVKSTALENGGDANEKFAFREASRDWIIQIGNRGLDLSSEMSDDGGYFGVGLYLTPEPVSINSVMSSVVDGDGLRHVLLCRVALGRSEEVVCGTGQSHPSSKDFHSGIDNLKKPTRYVVWYHDVPIRILPLYVLSFKVDFRNRGLLQKVPVKGPSSPWISITHLLLLLSKFLPRPTICQIKKFHCEFKERKISRQQLVLRIREVTGDKILRDAIKSFQDKRAAAARLASRTKD, from the exons ATGAGGCGGTTCCCCCACGGCCACTTCCGGCCCGGGTCTGGTCCACTCCCGATCTATATTAACTCAACCCGATTCATTCAACCTCCACCGCCACTTGTGAATTGTGTTCGCCTTCTGCATCTACTGCTGCGTCCGAACCACCGACAAACAATCGGAGGAGCGATCCGAAAGTCATTTTGGCTCTTGATCCATTCGCATACGGTACCG GATCGAAGCAAGAAAGCATCCGGAATGGCGGGATGGATCGGCAAGAAAGGCGAGGAATCGCCGGCGTTCGAGGGCAATGGGATGGTTAGAATCGGCGCTGATAGCGAGGAGTTCATCCTCCTGCGGCACCGGTTCTACACCAGCATCGGCTCGCTCGTCCCGCATTGCGCCTTGCTCCACCTTCACCGTTACTCCTACGCGGCTCCGGCCACGAGAGCGCGGTGGGAGGCCTTCCTCCGTTGCGTGAAGTCAACGGCGCTGGAGAATGGCGGCGACGCCAACGAGAAGTTCGCCTTTCGCGAAGCTTCCAGGGATTGGATCATTCAGATCGGGAATCGAGGGCTTGATCTGTCGTCCGAGATGTCTGACGACGGCGGTTATTTCGGGGTCGGCCTCTATCTCACTCCCGAGCCTGTATCGATCAACAG CGTGATGTCTTCGGTAGTTGATGGAGACGGATTAAGGCATGTTTTGTTGTGCCGTGTGGCATTAGGCAGATCGGAGGAGGTAGTTTGTGGTACAGGGCAATCTCATCCGAGCTCCAAAGATTTTCATTCCGGCATTGATAACCTCAAAAAACCGACTAGATATGTGGTGTGGTACCATGATGTGCCCATTCGTATTCTTCCGTTGTATGTCCTGAGCTTCAAAGTGGACTTCCGCAACAGAG GATTATTGCAGAAAGTGCCCGTCAAGGGTCCTTCGTCACCATGGATATCCATTACACACCTTCTCCTTTTGCTATCGAAATTTTTACCCCGTCCCACCATATGCCAGATCAAGAAATTTCATTGCGAGTTCAAA GAAAGGAAAATTTCTAGGCAGCAATTAGTCCTTCGTATAAGAGAAGTAACAGGGGACAAGATTCTACGTGATGCAATCAAATCTTTCCAAGATAAG CGAGCAGCAGCTGCTCGTCTTGCTTCGAGGACGAAGGATTAA